In Bacillus rossius redtenbacheri isolate Brsri chromosome 15, Brsri_v3, whole genome shotgun sequence, one genomic interval encodes:
- the LOC134539188 gene encoding probable NADH dehydrogenase [ubiquinone] 1 beta subcomplex subunit 2, mitochondrial, whose amino-acid sequence MLVSRVGLLSKCVRLLNRRNLNFNNQLKNNSHAWSYRTAAPPAPILNIRVANTLGTLMWWWVLWHLYHQYDHIIGEFDYPDISAWTDEELGIPPDDEE is encoded by the exons ATGTTGGTGTCAAGAGTTGGGTTGCTATCAAAATGTGTTAGGTTACTGAATCGTCGTAATCTTAACTTTAACAATCAATTAAAGAACAATAGCCATGC TTGGTCGTACCGCACAGCGGCCCCTCCGGCGCCCATTCTGAACATCCGAGTCGCCAACACGCTCGGCACCTTGATGTGGTGGTGGGTGTTATGGCACTTGTACCACCAGTACGACCACATCATA GGAGAATTCGACTACCCCGATATTTCAGCGTGGACAGATGAGGAGCTGGGTATTCCTCCAGACGATGAAGAGTAG